A genomic stretch from Halalkalibacillus sediminis includes:
- a CDS encoding head maturation protease, ClpP-related, with protein MSEEMKKQVISMMGKKTDIRFAARNEESKEYDLFIYGPIGGFFFGTNAESVRRKLAETEAKKINVHINSPGGSAFDGVAISNLLKKHKAEVIIHVDGWAASAASVIAMAGDKIIMPENTMMMIHRASTIDFGNAAVFEKTASDLRKIDQSLAASYKKRFVGTQEELDQLLDDETFLTAEEAVAFGLADIVGEEIEIQDLEDPEDDQEDEEEYENFKDRLVAKYAAQATPKPNNQEPPEEEPTQNNVSKLFLNL; from the coding sequence ATGTCAGAGGAAATGAAAAAGCAAGTCATCAGTATGATGGGGAAGAAAACCGATATTCGTTTTGCAGCTAGAAATGAAGAATCTAAAGAATACGATTTGTTTATTTACGGTCCAATCGGTGGTTTTTTCTTTGGTACGAATGCGGAAAGTGTTCGTCGAAAACTGGCTGAAACCGAAGCAAAGAAAATCAACGTGCATATTAACTCGCCAGGAGGTTCTGCTTTTGATGGAGTGGCCATTAGCAATTTACTCAAAAAGCATAAGGCTGAGGTTATTATTCATGTGGACGGTTGGGCAGCTAGTGCAGCCTCCGTAATCGCCATGGCAGGAGACAAAATTATCATGCCTGAAAATACAATGATGATGATTCACCGTGCCTCAACGATTGACTTTGGGAACGCTGCAGTGTTTGAAAAGACCGCATCCGATTTACGCAAAATTGATCAGTCTTTGGCTGCGTCTTACAAAAAACGATTTGTCGGTACCCAAGAAGAGCTTGATCAATTGCTAGATGATGAGACATTCCTAACAGCTGAGGAAGCAGTTGCGTTTGGATTGGCCGATATAGTAGGAGAAGAAATCGAGATTCAAGACCTCGAAGATCCAGAAGATGATCAGGAAGATGAGGAAGAATACGAAAACTTCAAAGATCGATTGGTTGCGAAATATGCAGCTCAGGCAACACCAAAACCAAATAACCAAGAACCACCTGAAGAAGAGCCTACTCAAAACAATGTGAGTAAGCTCTTTTTAAATTTATAA
- a CDS encoding phage portal protein, with protein sequence MGLLDIFTKNYDEMDFLYDIDLLEDTSDRIYYKKLAIATCVNLIARTISQSEFMMKKKGEVQHDEFYYRLNVKPNKNQSASEFWETFVYKLIHDNEVLIIKTDSDDLLVADDFSRTEYALMDDVFRDVTIKDFTYQRTFVASDVIYIKHSNEDLSRLLDSLYSDYGELFGRMLEFQKHNNQIRATVDTENVNPKDPEKQTRMQNFIDNMYGAIKKRTFAIVPQQKGFVYQEQSERASRTSGSVDEINKVTNGFLDHTARALGIPPALVRGEMADVEKSTRNYMTFCIDPLLKKVKDEFSGKFIDKRDYLKGERMDIRSISYRDLFDLASAVDKLRSAGIYNGNELREKLGDERVDDPILKEYVITKNYSESIEGGEN encoded by the coding sequence TTGGGGCTACTAGACATCTTTACAAAGAATTACGATGAAATGGATTTTTTGTATGACATTGATCTTTTAGAAGACACGTCCGACCGCATCTATTACAAAAAACTTGCGATTGCCACATGCGTTAATTTAATTGCGAGAACGATTAGTCAATCGGAATTTATGATGAAGAAAAAAGGAGAAGTGCAGCATGATGAATTTTATTATCGGTTGAATGTGAAACCGAATAAGAACCAGTCTGCCAGTGAGTTTTGGGAGACTTTTGTGTACAAGCTCATTCACGATAATGAAGTCTTAATAATCAAGACAGACAGTGATGATTTGTTAGTGGCGGATGATTTTTCTCGCACAGAATACGCCTTAATGGATGACGTGTTTCGAGATGTCACCATCAAAGATTTTACGTATCAACGTACGTTTGTAGCTAGTGATGTGATCTATATCAAACACAGCAATGAGGACTTATCGCGGTTACTCGATAGTCTCTACTCGGATTATGGGGAACTGTTTGGGCGCATGTTGGAGTTCCAGAAGCACAACAACCAAATTCGAGCAACAGTTGATACAGAAAATGTAAACCCAAAAGATCCTGAAAAACAAACGAGGATGCAGAATTTTATAGACAACATGTATGGGGCTATTAAGAAAAGAACTTTCGCCATTGTCCCGCAGCAAAAAGGGTTTGTGTACCAGGAGCAATCTGAAAGAGCATCTAGGACCTCGGGCAGTGTGGACGAAATCAACAAGGTGACTAATGGATTTTTAGATCACACCGCTCGGGCACTCGGTATTCCTCCGGCATTAGTTCGAGGCGAAATGGCAGATGTTGAGAAGAGCACTCGAAACTATATGACATTCTGCATTGATCCACTCTTAAAGAAAGTAAAGGATGAATTCAGCGGAAAGTTCATTGACAAGCGGGATTATCTAAAAGGTGAACGCATGGATATAAGAAGCATTTCTTATCGGGACTTGTTCGATTTAGCAAGTGCAGTTGATAAGTTACGCTCAGCTGGTATTTACAACGGAAACGAACTACGAGAAAAACTTGGTGATGAAAGGGTGGATGATCCTATTTTGAAAGAGTATGTTATCACTAAAAACTACAGTGAATCTATTGAAGGGGGTGAGAATTGA
- a CDS encoding DNA-methyltransferase codes for MKINKNTVYNMDCLEGMKHIPDGSIDLILCDLPYGTTHCSWDSIIPFQELWEQYKRIIKENGAIVLTASQPFTTKLIESNFKWFRYEWIWKKENHVTGFQNANRMPLKNHENICVFYKKLPTYNPQGLMKIKPKTVKRNKSMQALGKNNQSLSRYHVVRYKNFPKSVVSFSRNKNTFHPTQKPEELFEYIVRTYTNEGETVLDNCMGGFTTAIACDNSNRNWIGFELNREYCEQGLNRINENRSKMELPSIDIVRG; via the coding sequence ATGAAGATTAATAAGAATACCGTATATAACATGGACTGTTTGGAGGGTATGAAGCATATTCCAGATGGAAGTATTGATCTAATATTGTGCGATCTTCCTTACGGTACCACCCATTGTTCTTGGGATAGCATTATTCCTTTTCAAGAGTTGTGGGAGCAGTATAAAAGAATCATTAAAGAGAATGGAGCTATTGTTCTTACAGCCAGTCAGCCCTTTACAACCAAGCTCATTGAGTCGAATTTCAAATGGTTTCGCTACGAGTGGATTTGGAAGAAAGAAAACCACGTCACAGGATTTCAAAATGCCAATCGAATGCCATTAAAGAATCATGAAAATATATGCGTGTTTTATAAGAAGCTACCGACATATAATCCACAAGGATTAATGAAAATTAAACCAAAAACAGTTAAAAGAAATAAGAGTATGCAAGCTTTAGGAAAGAACAATCAGTCCTTGAGTAGATACCATGTTGTGAGATATAAGAACTTTCCCAAATCCGTCGTATCGTTTTCAAGAAACAAAAACACTTTCCACCCTACTCAAAAGCCTGAAGAATTATTTGAGTACATTGTTCGGACTTATACCAATGAGGGTGAGACTGTACTAGATAATTGCATGGGCGGTTTTACAACTGCTATCGCTTGTGATAATTCGAACCGCAATTGGATAGGCTTTGAATTAAATCGAGAGTATTGTGAGCAAGGGTTAAATAGAATAAATGAAAATAGATCAAAAATGGAGCTGCCATCGATTGATATTGTAAGGGGGTGA
- a CDS encoding terminase TerL endonuclease subunit encodes MKINKHVTYYMNQYEAGQIKVSKYLVLLFSYLKKHVLNRTDLYFDEVTHERYIKFTEKNYFELMPFQKFITAFVFLYYKTGDYPFFEQFFLYKARGAGKNGLISSLTNFFISDLHGIDNYNVSIVANSEEQAKTSFNEVYNVIDLDGKGGVLQSLFHHTKSEINSRTNKSVLKYHTSNAKTKDSLRDGCVVYDEVHEYEDSAIVDVFSSGLGKVKHSREFFITTDGFVRGGYLDDLKERAIRVLNGEALEDHLFVFMATLDDENELDDETNWQKANPMFHEPMSEYAKELFRKVKTQYIALTNSKPSAKVRFMTKRMNTPATDLTASVATWDEIKATIRPFPKLTHRTAVGGLDFASIRDFAAVGLLFKVGDDYVWKTHSFIRKGFLDNVEMKPPIYDWEKEGFLTIVDEPVINIKHIVDWFIEMRELYGVNRIVADTFRLDLVKTALEAEGFELIYIRNPKAIHSKLAPRVETIFANHNIIFDDNPLMRWYTNNVYVKIKKDGNKEYLKKDEVRRKTDGFQAFIHALFEADNVLEEEEDFYLDEISF; translated from the coding sequence ATGAAAATTAATAAACACGTTACTTATTATATGAACCAATACGAAGCTGGCCAAATCAAAGTCAGTAAGTATCTGGTTCTTTTATTTTCTTATCTAAAAAAACATGTCCTTAATCGAACCGATCTTTATTTCGATGAAGTCACTCACGAACGTTATATCAAATTTACTGAAAAGAACTATTTTGAACTTATGCCGTTCCAGAAATTCATTACGGCTTTCGTATTTTTGTATTACAAAACAGGAGACTATCCATTCTTTGAACAATTCTTTTTGTATAAAGCTCGTGGAGCTGGAAAGAACGGATTAATCTCGTCACTAACGAATTTTTTTATTAGCGATCTTCACGGCATCGACAACTATAATGTATCGATTGTGGCTAACAGTGAGGAGCAGGCGAAAACGTCGTTCAACGAAGTCTATAATGTAATTGATCTAGATGGTAAGGGCGGAGTACTTCAATCCCTTTTCCATCATACGAAGTCAGAGATTAATAGTAGGACCAATAAGAGTGTTTTAAAATACCATACATCCAATGCAAAAACCAAAGATAGTTTGCGAGATGGATGTGTAGTATACGATGAGGTACACGAATATGAAGACTCGGCGATCGTTGATGTCTTTTCATCTGGTCTTGGAAAGGTTAAGCACTCAAGAGAGTTTTTTATCACTACGGATGGTTTTGTTCGAGGGGGCTATCTTGATGATCTAAAAGAGCGAGCAATTCGTGTATTAAATGGGGAAGCATTAGAGGATCATTTATTTGTGTTCATGGCGACATTGGATGATGAAAACGAATTAGATGATGAAACAAACTGGCAAAAAGCTAATCCAATGTTCCATGAACCAATGAGTGAGTATGCTAAAGAGTTATTCCGGAAAGTTAAAACTCAATACATTGCTTTAACTAACTCCAAACCATCAGCTAAAGTCCGGTTTATGACGAAGCGAATGAATACACCTGCTACTGACTTGACTGCTTCAGTTGCAACTTGGGATGAAATTAAAGCAACAATTCGTCCGTTCCCAAAACTAACGCATCGCACTGCTGTAGGAGGTCTAGACTTCGCATCCATAAGAGACTTTGCAGCTGTGGGGTTACTTTTTAAGGTAGGTGATGATTATGTGTGGAAGACTCATTCGTTTATTCGAAAAGGATTTTTAGACAATGTAGAAATGAAACCACCTATATATGATTGGGAAAAAGAAGGTTTCCTAACAATAGTTGACGAGCCAGTCATCAATATCAAACATATTGTTGATTGGTTTATTGAAATGAGGGAGTTATATGGTGTAAATCGCATTGTAGCCGATACATTCCGTTTGGACTTAGTGAAGACTGCTTTAGAAGCTGAAGGATTCGAACTCATCTATATCCGGAATCCAAAAGCCATTCATAGTAAATTAGCGCCGAGAGTAGAAACGATTTTTGCTAATCACAATATTATTTTTGACGATAACCCATTAATGCGTTGGTATACGAATAATGTGTACGTCAAAATCAAGAAAGATGGAAATAAAGAATATCTAAAAAAGGATGAAGTAAGAAGAAAAACAGACGGGTTTCAAGCATTCATCCATGCGTTGTTTGAAGCAGACAATGTCCTCGAAGAAGAGGAAGATTTCTATCTGGACGAGATTTCATTTTAA
- a CDS encoding P27 family phage terminase small subunit: MKSTLRTDVGIDKIKDYLMSRVDTSSPVEVEKVGRYLKHLEMYRRMERTIKQDGVSVTIKNASQTFVKSHPLLNEMNKVNSAIINIERTFQFIDDNEGDNKNYTAKDLM, from the coding sequence GTGAAAAGCACACTAAGAACCGACGTAGGTATTGATAAGATCAAGGATTACCTGATGTCGAGGGTTGATACAAGTAGCCCAGTTGAAGTCGAAAAAGTCGGTAGGTACTTGAAGCATTTGGAGATGTATCGAAGAATGGAACGAACAATCAAGCAAGATGGCGTTTCTGTAACTATAAAAAACGCTAGTCAGACATTTGTGAAATCCCATCCTCTACTCAATGAAATGAATAAGGTGAATTCTGCGATTATTAACATAGAGCGGACTTTTCAATTCATTGATGATAACGAAGGTGATAATAAAAACTATACCGCAAAAGATTTGATGTAG
- a CDS encoding HNH endonuclease has product MQQYQTREQRMKFYKSKSWRKLRLFVLERDNYECQECKRQGRVFTSSHNTDKHKNLDVDHIEELPDRPDLAMEPDNLETLCIRCHNRKHGRYVSRFKRKPNKWDGDEWW; this is encoded by the coding sequence ATGCAGCAATACCAAACCAGAGAACAACGCATGAAATTCTACAAAAGCAAGTCTTGGCGAAAGCTGAGGCTTTTTGTTTTGGAGCGAGATAATTATGAATGCCAGGAATGTAAGAGGCAAGGACGAGTGTTCACCAGCAGTCATAATACAGACAAACATAAAAATTTAGATGTCGATCACATTGAAGAGTTGCCTGATCGTCCAGACTTAGCGATGGAACCAGATAACTTAGAGACGCTTTGCATTCGTTGTCACAACCGAAAGCATGGAAGGTATGTAAGTCGATTTAAGCGCAAGCCCAATAAATGGGATGGTGATGAATGGTGGTAG
- a CDS encoding sigma-70 family RNA polymerase sigma factor, whose translation MKMKLREIENVISDYHWMSREVDRLQQALWGSIGSKKSEGVAQYGLAAVMPKGSPGKSQPELNAMDRREKKIYKKLQRYDSMTRAVEHDQELLKEDLHKTIYDCMMEGMSYRATGKHLGISRGKFYREKETILNTLYQKDQKSQIIHFLTEEKLTG comes from the coding sequence ATGAAAATGAAACTAAGAGAAATTGAAAACGTCATTAGTGATTATCACTGGATGAGTCGGGAAGTAGATCGATTGCAACAAGCGCTTTGGGGTTCTATTGGCAGTAAAAAAAGTGAAGGTGTAGCTCAATATGGATTAGCAGCTGTCATGCCGAAAGGTTCACCAGGAAAGAGTCAACCGGAACTAAATGCGATGGATCGACGAGAAAAGAAAATCTATAAAAAGCTTCAACGCTATGATTCTATGACAAGGGCTGTAGAGCATGACCAGGAGCTATTAAAAGAAGATCTTCATAAGACCATTTATGATTGCATGATGGAGGGAATGAGCTATCGAGCCACAGGAAAACACCTTGGAATCTCTAGAGGAAAGTTCTATCGAGAAAAAGAGACCATTTTGAACACTTTGTACCAAAAAGACCAAAAAAGCCAAATAATACACTTTTTGACGGAGGAAAAGTTGACAGGGTAA
- a CDS encoding MrcB family domain-containing protein produces the protein MARNILSSSLSKVMSDYGEFYLSSREPSKHYIGDLITKKIPQNLYEDLSLDNKHFKIYGSYGSGNLTLTPWIAILDRDISESAQNGFYIVFLFRKEMDGFYLSLNQGTSYLDNKFKNNNPKEKMTYISSFMRNDIDLPLNKFPLVNIDLQSHTNNARYYKAANICAKFYEFNNFSESDLLRDLRELLVGLDNIKRFIARRELEEVINNIVYQDEISDTKFQEDIYISEPTKTTEQPQTAPPKKGGNRESYSRNPGKAKEALKLANYKCEFDSSHKTFVSPRTGENFVEAHHLIPMGAQEDFKYSLDVPGNIVSLCPNCHRRIHHGNKEDKKEMLNYLFTQKNSKLSSFGIGLSNNELIKYYK, from the coding sequence ATGGCTAGAAATATATTAAGTAGTTCATTAAGTAAAGTAATGAGTGATTATGGTGAGTTCTATTTATCATCTAGAGAACCCAGCAAGCATTATATAGGGGATCTAATAACAAAAAAGATCCCCCAAAATTTATATGAAGACTTAAGCTTAGATAATAAACATTTCAAAATATATGGATCATATGGTTCAGGTAACTTAACTTTGACACCTTGGATCGCTATTTTAGACCGAGATATTTCAGAGAGTGCTCAAAATGGCTTTTATATAGTTTTTCTATTCCGTAAAGAAATGGATGGTTTTTATCTTTCTTTAAATCAAGGAACTTCCTATTTAGATAACAAGTTTAAAAATAACAATCCAAAAGAAAAAATGACCTATATCTCCAGCTTCATGAGGAATGATATAGATCTACCCTTAAATAAATTTCCCCTAGTAAATATAGATTTGCAGTCACATACGAATAATGCTAGGTACTATAAGGCAGCGAATATTTGCGCAAAATTTTATGAATTTAATAATTTTAGTGAAAGTGATTTGCTAAGGGACTTGAGAGAATTATTAGTTGGATTAGATAATATAAAAAGGTTTATTGCAAGAAGAGAGTTAGAAGAAGTTATTAATAACATAGTTTACCAAGATGAAATTAGCGATACTAAATTTCAAGAGGACATTTATATTTCAGAGCCCACAAAGACGACGGAACAGCCGCAAACTGCCCCTCCAAAAAAAGGGGGAAATAGAGAGTCCTATTCCAGGAATCCTGGCAAGGCTAAGGAGGCTTTAAAGCTAGCTAATTATAAATGTGAATTTGACAGCTCTCACAAAACTTTTGTTTCTCCCAGAACAGGAGAAAATTTTGTGGAAGCACATCATCTTATACCTATGGGAGCTCAAGAAGATTTTAAATACAGTTTAGATGTGCCGGGAAATATAGTTTCTTTATGCCCAAACTGCCACCGGCGTATACACCATGGCAATAAGGAAGACAAAAAAGAGATGCTAAATTATTTATTCACTCAAAAAAATAGTAAACTATCTTCATTTGGAATTGGTCTATCAAATAATGAGCTAATTAAGTACTATAAATAA
- a CDS encoding putative phage abortive infection protein — MSKQIRAFMFFCLLCLILSIIFPVLTKFLSEKASLKYGFNEVNNYAEYFSSVSNWISGVTVPIFTLGSVILLFLTYQTQKEELQNTNDALKKQQFDTTFFNMIELHNSIVENIRIGDNTSRQALSKMWRAFEGKTNSEVSKVYRSQAGEINGTKYDFPEYKINFNDKEKLIAIFDEFYILYEPLLGHYFRNMYRIIKFIEESDLKEVEKNNYRGIFRAQLSSDEIYFLFYNVNFSSKGKEFGDLLQGKSFFEDHIDGLLEGDRTCLKLHRESYNKL; from the coding sequence TTGAGCAAACAAATTAGGGCATTTATGTTTTTTTGCCTATTGTGTCTTATATTGTCGATAATATTTCCTGTATTAACAAAATTTCTTTCTGAAAAAGCATCATTGAAATATGGATTTAATGAAGTTAATAATTATGCTGAATACTTTTCCTCAGTAAGTAATTGGATATCAGGGGTGACTGTACCTATATTTACGCTTGGAAGCGTAATCTTATTATTTTTAACTTATCAAACTCAAAAAGAAGAATTACAAAACACTAACGATGCGCTAAAAAAACAACAATTTGACACGACATTTTTTAATATGATTGAGTTACACAATAGTATAGTTGAGAATATTAGAATAGGTGACAATACTTCCAGACAAGCATTAAGTAAAATGTGGAGAGCATTTGAAGGTAAAACTAATTCTGAAGTTTCAAAAGTTTATCGTAGCCAAGCAGGGGAGATAAATGGTACAAAATATGATTTTCCAGAATATAAAATAAACTTTAATGACAAGGAAAAATTAATAGCTATATTTGATGAATTTTACATATTATACGAACCACTATTGGGCCACTATTTTAGGAATATGTATAGAATAATAAAATTTATCGAAGAAAGCGATTTAAAAGAAGTTGAAAAAAATAATTATAGAGGTATATTTAGAGCTCAATTATCTAGTGATGAAATCTATTTTCTATTTTATAATGTTAATTTCTCCTCTAAAGGGAAAGAGTTCGGAGATTTATTACAAGGTAAGAGTTTTTTTGAAGATCATATTGATGGCCTACTGGAAGGAGATAGAACTTGCTTGAAGCTTCATCGTGAAAGTTATAACAAATTATAG
- a CDS encoding XtrA/YqaO family protein — protein MKKRQISVNFEGDSPFCIVYCNGKAKITPLPDHGETRVITHQGKVKRVKYDEGEEF, from the coding sequence ATGAAAAAACGACAAATTTCGGTAAATTTTGAAGGAGATTCCCCGTTTTGTATCGTATACTGTAATGGGAAAGCGAAAATCACACCTTTGCCCGATCATGGAGAGACGAGAGTAATAACACATCAAGGCAAGGTGAAACGAGTGAAGTACGATGAGGGGGAGGAGTTTTGA
- a CDS encoding response regulator transcription factor — MISIYNVLLVDDSWFIRQWLKHILAQTGRYHVIAETSTGREALPLYNEHQPDIVILDVIMDGLDGFQTLSLMKRLFPSAKVIMCSSLAQKHVIQRCLDLGAKDFIEKPYFDDLIQKLDNVLVD, encoded by the coding sequence GTGATTTCTATTTATAATGTTTTATTAGTTGATGATTCATGGTTTATTCGACAGTGGTTAAAACACATCTTAGCACAAACCGGTCGTTATCACGTCATTGCTGAAACCTCAACTGGTAGAGAGGCTTTACCTTTATATAATGAGCACCAACCAGATATAGTAATTTTGGACGTCATAATGGATGGCTTAGATGGCTTTCAAACCTTGTCGCTTATGAAAAGGCTTTTTCCAAGTGCTAAAGTCATCATGTGTTCTTCTTTAGCCCAAAAACATGTCATCCAGCGATGTTTGGACTTGGGTGCTAAGGATTTTATTGAAAAGCCTTATTTTGATGACCTTATTCAAAAATTAGATAACGTTTTAGTAGATTAA
- a CDS encoding LexA family protein: MHPLTKRQEEVLEYIKQQTLRNGYAPTVREIAEGVKLNSGSTAHAHVQQLVSKGYVKKIKGSPRALQVVKVGE; the protein is encoded by the coding sequence ATGCACCCTCTGACTAAAAGACAGGAAGAAGTCCTTGAATATATTAAGCAGCAAACCTTGAGAAATGGTTATGCGCCAACTGTAAGGGAAATTGCTGAGGGAGTGAAGCTTAATTCTGGATCAACGGCACATGCGCATGTTCAACAACTAGTGAGTAAAGGTTACGTGAAAAAAATTAAAGGTAGCCCAAGGGCACTGCAAGTTGTGAAAGTGGGTGAGTAG
- a CDS encoding RusA family crossover junction endodeoxyribonuclease: protein MIEFEIFGEPVAQGRPRATTINGHTRVYDPVKSRDYKHYIKLSATQHRPKELLNGPLAVEIDIYRPIPKSMPKYKRAWIQNGDLRPVTKPDVDNYVKGIKDGLSNVIWEDDRQIVDLQVRKWYSDIPRVKVKVESLELNEQQQLLKN from the coding sequence GTGATTGAATTTGAGATATTCGGTGAGCCAGTCGCTCAAGGGAGACCGAGAGCAACGACCATTAACGGTCATACGAGAGTTTATGATCCTGTTAAATCGCGAGACTATAAGCACTATATCAAGTTATCAGCAACACAACACCGGCCCAAGGAACTGCTAAACGGGCCGTTAGCTGTCGAGATTGATATCTATCGACCAATTCCTAAGAGCATGCCGAAGTACAAGCGGGCATGGATTCAAAACGGAGATCTAAGACCTGTTACAAAACCTGATGTAGACAATTATGTCAAAGGAATCAAAGATGGTCTATCAAACGTTATCTGGGAAGATGATCGGCAGATAGTCGATTTACAGGTTCGCAAATGGTATTCAGATATTCCTCGGGTAAAAGTGAAAGTTGAAAGCCTCGAATTGAACGAGCAACAACAGCTATTAAAAAATTAA
- a CDS encoding DnaD domain-containing protein, with protein MDGWIKLHRKILDNDLWNDPTTFRLLTLLLLKAAHKDGMKVRNMELKRGQYIRSYSKLQEDLEYREGRGYKKVAKSTIKRSVSKLIQNNIVEIRETELGTLFTILNYQKYQGFEGDSKKEHGTERDTNLERSPNEPGTKLEPEEELKKEKNEKNISTTTDATKFYQENFGGVSPRIAELMLSWIDDMGDDLVIEAMDRAVKRNKKSWGYAEKILKDWFSKGIKTMEQAKAEEVEFENQQANYQSFRKPKQPKAVLPKWYQEQQQKKQQPERPQTPPKVSDEEMKDLEHFFKGRAKESNGPRSNYN; from the coding sequence TTGGACGGTTGGATTAAACTGCATCGAAAAATACTGGATAATGATCTCTGGAATGACCCGACAACGTTTAGGTTATTAACCCTTCTTTTACTAAAAGCAGCACACAAGGACGGTATGAAAGTCCGTAATATGGAATTGAAACGTGGACAATACATTAGATCTTATTCCAAATTACAAGAGGATTTGGAATATCGCGAGGGTCGTGGATACAAGAAGGTAGCGAAAAGTACAATTAAGCGTTCCGTTTCGAAACTCATTCAAAACAACATAGTTGAGATACGTGAAACAGAACTTGGAACACTATTTACTATCTTGAATTATCAGAAGTATCAAGGGTTTGAAGGCGATTCCAAAAAAGAACATGGAACAGAACGTGACACCAACTTGGAACGAAGTCCGAACGAACCTGGAACGAAGCTGGAACCAGAAGAAGAATTAAAGAAAGAGAAGAATGAAAAGAATATATCTACTACTACAGACGCGACCAAATTTTATCAAGAAAATTTCGGAGGCGTCTCACCGAGAATTGCTGAACTCATGCTGAGCTGGATTGACGACATGGGGGATGATCTTGTAATTGAAGCCATGGACCGAGCAGTTAAGCGAAATAAAAAATCATGGGGATATGCTGAGAAGATTTTAAAAGATTGGTTTAGCAAAGGCATTAAAACCATGGAACAGGCCAAAGCGGAAGAAGTAGAGTTTGAGAATCAACAAGCAAACTATCAATCTTTCAGAAAGCCTAAACAACCCAAAGCAGTATTACCTAAGTGGTACCAAGAGCAACAACAGAAAAAACAACAACCAGAACGGCCCCAAACTCCGCCAAAAGTTTCTGACGAAGAAATGAAGGACCTTGAGCATTTTTTCAAAGGGAGAGCTAAGGAAAGCAACGGACCAAGAAGCAATTATAACTGA
- the recT gene encoding recombination protein RecT, which produces MATNEAVKNELSQKKNGEPQETNKPKTIEDYLKKMAPAMEQALPKHMDIDRLMRLATTTIRTNPDLKKADVGSLLGAVMQAAQLGLEPGLIGHCYLLPFKNNKKGITEVQFIIGYKGMIDLARRSGQIQNIYAHSVYENDEFDYELGLEPKLDHKPIMDSNKGGFIGAYAVAHFKDGGYQFEFMPKAEIEKRKKRSKAAGSKYSPWSTDYEEMAKKTVIRHMWKYLPISVELQQHGAQDETVRKDITDEAKSVYDDEYIEMVYQESIEEKEPTEGENERPEEEKATKNA; this is translated from the coding sequence ATGGCAACGAATGAAGCTGTAAAGAACGAATTAAGTCAGAAGAAAAACGGGGAACCGCAAGAAACGAATAAACCAAAAACGATTGAAGATTACCTTAAGAAAATGGCCCCAGCTATGGAGCAAGCGCTCCCGAAACACATGGATATTGATCGGCTCATGCGATTAGCCACCACCACGATTCGAACCAACCCCGATTTAAAAAAAGCGGATGTTGGTAGTTTGTTAGGGGCGGTCATGCAAGCAGCCCAGCTAGGCTTAGAACCAGGATTGATCGGACACTGTTACCTTCTCCCATTCAAGAATAATAAAAAAGGTATCACCGAGGTTCAATTCATTATCGGATATAAAGGAATGATCGACTTAGCCAGGCGCTCGGGACAAATTCAAAACATCTATGCCCATTCAGTTTATGAAAATGATGAATTTGATTACGAGTTAGGGCTAGAGCCCAAGCTCGATCATAAACCCATAATGGATAGCAATAAGGGAGGTTTCATTGGCGCTTATGCGGTCGCTCATTTCAAAGATGGTGGATATCAATTTGAATTCATGCCCAAGGCCGAAATAGAGAAACGAAAAAAGCGCTCAAAAGCCGCTGGTTCCAAATACAGCCCTTGGTCTACTGATTATGAAGAGATGGCTAAGAAAACGGTTATCCGGCATATGTGGAAGTACCTGCCGATTAGCGTGGAGCTTCAGCAACATGGAGCACAAGATGAAACTGTTCGTAAAGATATCACAGATGAAGCGAAAAGCGTTTATGACGATGAGTATATCGAAATGGTCTATCAAGAGTCGATAGAAGAGAAAGAGCCTACAGAGGGCGAAAATGAACGTCCAGAAGAGGAGAAAGCAACTAAAAATGCTTAG